The Lolium rigidum isolate FL_2022 chromosome 2, APGP_CSIRO_Lrig_0.1, whole genome shotgun sequence genomic interval TAATAGTACGCTGCGTCCACCGCGCGTTCTCGTCAGTCGACGCACCGCCATCCACGTCGGACGGACCGCCCCACGCACGGCACCGACACGCGTCGCGGCGCCACTGGGCAGGCTGGCTCACGCGCATCTGGCCGACACGCTGTCGCTCGCGACGTGGAACCCCTCCTTCCTGTTTcttttctcctctttcttctgCGTCGATTGCTTGTGTCGACACAGCTACAGATGTGTGTGTATATCTTTCGGCAGCGCTTCTCCATCTCCCTTGAGACGCCCTTGAGACGCCTATATATACCGGCTCCAGCCCGGATACCTTCATCATTCATTCACAAAGCAAACCCCACAAGCAAAGAACCAGTACTCTCGCTGATCTCTCGTTTTCTTTAGCTCTCACAAGCTTTTAGCTGCACCACCGACCGATCGAGATCATGGAGGACGAGAGGAACACCCAGCCCCAGCAGACCGGCGAGGCCGATCAGGTGGAGGTCACGGACAGGGGCTTCTTCAACCACCTCATCGGCAAGAAGGAGGAGAAAGTCGAGCAACAGAAGCACGACGAGGCGGAGCTCTCCGCCGGCATGGAGAAGGTCTCCGTGGAAGAGCCCGCCGAGGCCAAGCACGAGGAGCACTACGACGCCGAGAAGCACGAGAGCCTCCTCACCAAGCTGCAGAGGTCCAGCTCCAGCTCAAGCTCGGTACGTGTAATAAACCACTAAATTAAATCtaaatcatcatcgtcatccatcTCAGTATTCACACTTTCTATAATCTTTGGCAAGATTATTACGTATGCTGACCTCGTATTCATGCACAGtcgagcgacgaggaggaggaggaggaggtgatcgACGACAACGGCGAGGTgatcaagaggaagaagaagaagggcctcaAGGAGAAGCTCAAGGAGAAGCTGCCCGGCCACAaggacgccaccgccgccgagggCCAGCACGCGACGGGcctgcccgcgcccgcgccccccGCGGCTCTGCAGACCCACCACGACACCGCCGTCCCCGTCGAGAAGGTCGAGACGGAGGCGGTGcccgaggaggagaagaagggcttcctcgagaagatcaaggagaagcTCCCCGGCGCCcacaagaagccggaggacgctgCCGTCGCGCCGGCGGTCACGCACGATGCCCCGGCACCGGTGcacgcgccggcgccggccgcggAGGAGGCGGTGAGCAGCCCTGatgggaaggagaagaagggcctcctgGGCAAGATCATGGACAAGATTCCGGGGTACCACAAGACCCCTGCAGCTGGGGAGGAGGACAAGGCCGCTGCACCCGCAGCCGACCACAAGACCAGCGCTTAATCGCGAGACTCCATCAGCAAGACCGGACCTTGATTCAGTGTTGGCGTGTGTTTTGTTCTGTTTTTGCGTTTTTAAGTTCGTGTCCTGGTGGTGGGAGGGGGTTGGTCGTCTTTGATTTGAAGGTCGCTACGTGTGTTTAGTTCAGGGTTCACACACGGGCTTCAGTTTGGTTCAGAGTCAGGCTCTGGGTGTCAAGTTTGTCTACGTGTATGTGTATTGGTTTATTACTGGGCATTATGCCTCGGCATTAAAGATTTCCGCCCAGTACATGCTGTTGCATTTCTCCAATTACATATATTGTTCCGTGTATTCCATGTAAATTGTCGTTTAAAAGGTGCTCCCTAGATTCAGTGCTCCTCTCATTTtctaaataaaaaacaaaaaccaTCTAGCTTACAAAAAAAAATCTGTCAGTATTCAAATGTTGCATCCTACAAGCATGCAAAATCCTATCCCTGGACTATTTAATTTCTAAgttacagaaaaatgaaaaaatctgccaatcttTAGAGTTCTCAAAATATGGACAATCACTACACTCGGGTACATACCTTTTATTTTCGGGTAGCCAGGAATACAAAAGAAATCAATTTTAGAATTTGAACTTTGTTCATTGGCTACATCTGAAGAAATTAAGATCTGTAAACTTATAAATATAACTTTCAAAAAAATAGTAAAGAGAGAGTTTTTACGGTACCCtatactgcatgttgtagtaaagAATATCTCACCCTTGATTTGCTGAGGGTATGATAGACAATTCCATCTTTCCTAATTAGTCAGGAAAAAAACTTAAGGCGAGTATGATGGGACAAGTTCCCAGGTCGTATCTCCTTAGCCCGTCTCTActcacgccgccgccgcatctTGCCGCCACCGTCAGCCAAGTCGCCCGCTCGTCTAACTTGCCGCAGCGTCGCCATCGTGTTCAACTCAGGTCGTCGCCACAGCCAGATTGCCCGATCGTCGAGCTTGCCACACCGTCGCCGCATGCGCGCTCCCGCCATCACCCGCTCATCGACTACGCCGCAGCCTCTCCGCGTCCTGATCCAGGAAACCTCGGTGTAAGTAAATACAAACTCAGAGATGAAGTTAGACTATATCAACAAGCTTTTTACTACCTCCATCCTAGAGCttaaggctttttttttttttgaaaagtcggACCAAGTAagcttgaccaaacttttagaacaatctatcatcaaatataatattttgtagatactatacgaaaatatattttattatctatttaatgatataaattttgtattttgcatgttaattttTTGGTAAAAGTTTAATCAAacttggtatagtttgacttttgaAAAATAATATAATTCTTAAGCTTTAGGATGGAGTTAGTAGTTAAGATTAGAAATTCGATGTCTATTTCATAAAAAATTCCACCTGCACCAATCTCAATCCCCTGTAGATTCAATGGCTAGTTTCACCTTTTGTAAACCTCTGTAATAGTCTTTATTTATTTTCTCGTTGCATAGATGATGTTAGCAGATTTATAAACTGAATGTATAGGTTGATTGAGTCGTTGTGCAGATCCATCGTGAGTTAGACAGCATGTGGCAAACCATGTGAAtagttttcttcttttctttctgtccATATGCTGATACTAGCACTTGAAACTGAATGTATATGGTGATTTGTAATGTGTTGCATATACTTTATGTCAAGTCAGAATCATTGTTAAATTGAGTATGGACTAAGTAGTTCAGTTTAGAAGGATAATCCTGAAGCAAATTATTCAAGCACTGAATGGTAGTGATATTGCATTATTCGTACTGAAACATGTTAGTTTTATTACTACCAGACTTGTAATAATATAGCTTTGATGCATAACGTCATGGAGGGCATGGAGGACAATGAAGTGCACGATATGGTCGTTAATTAAACTTTTAGTAGCGAGGAAGGTTACAAGTACTACAATGCATATGCTAAGTTCACAGCTTTATTgctctggctccgccactgccctGCAGCTGGGGAGGACGACAAGGCCGCTGCACCCGCAGCCGACCACAAGACCAGCGCTTAATCTCCCATCAGCAAGACCGGACCTATTCCTTCAATGTTTGCGTGTGTTTTCTTTTGCTTTGCGTTGTAAGTTCGTGTCGATTGTCTTTGAAGGTCCGGAGCCCGCCATGTGATGGAAGTTTGTGTTTAGTTCAGGGTCGGGCTCTTGGTGTGTTAAGTCTGTCCACGTATGTGGTCATGCGTATTGTTTATTGCTGGGCAATATGCCTCAAAATTAAAATATTTCCGCCTTGCATATGTTGCTGCATTTTCTTGAATCGAATATATTGTTTCATTGTACATGTGAATGGTGGACGGTACATTGTAATGCGTTACATTCGTTCTCGTGTGTGGAATGTGTTTGCAGGAGTGAAACAGCATTTCAGGACATAGGGGCGACTCATTTTATTGTCCGCGAGCCTTCGTTTGCATCGCCTCGCGGACGCGAAATGACCGTTTTTAtccgcgcgttcgtttgcgtctgggggtggctccagcggagcgacgcattttttttgtacttttttttcatcttcttcatttaaacatagttcaaaACATTAACATAttagaacatggtttacacaaattaATACATAATTTGAACCATGGCTAGCACAAATAAAAACATTGTAAAAAAACCAGTTATGTTAATTCCGTATATTAGCTGCTGAGAAAGAATATTCTCAGGcactcccagtcacccaaactggaaaatctagcTGGTGACGgtacccctgttggttctttcgaggaagaacaaccaaaatcttcactactggcttcaactggcccgtagccatattcgctgcaaagaaagaacactctaagttctaactatcggtgtccgagccggattcgccggtgtggtagtgcatgcggcacgttgtgtcgtcgaacaccttgactatcatctcgccgtccccctcgtagaggaaggtgagctggcagccgggctcgagcgcgaggtcgcgcgcgaacttgtcccaccccgtgtgcaggtacatattGCCATGCCCGTCGAATAATACCTCGACAgtccaccggcagaagttgcagctggcctcccgcagctgcaagtgcgccggctcgacgccatcgacgaacttatccgggagccgcttgatgccgagtggctcgtcgtcgatgcggaggaggaactcgaagcagcggtcctcctgcgaagacgaggagggtgcAGGCGACAGcgaccgtggggccgtagctactccaccacggcggcccttgccccggccccggccccgggggcgccaaGACCCgcagcctcgaccgcctcgcaggccaccaggacccgccatggacttcctcgcgggcttggctgcgtcgcaggaaaagctaggcggcgctacggtggagcttgtggcggctagaatttgtttggaggagtggatgaggaagaagaacgcgccccctctttatataggccggaggcaggagacggccgcgggacgcgttggcggaggtgggcggtggccgctcggcagccgaggcatcgccattaacatgGCGCAGACTGCTGATGCGATGCCTCGACGCCAGTCGttggcgcgcctgagaagacgcatcgacgcagggtcgctgccaggcgggcccgacgaaacgtccgtcagacgcgagcggacacttcgcGCGTCCACgcggcgtccgcagagacgcatctgaggcgcatatttgggccaggtttgcatcgccgcggacggcccggtcactttgtgtcgccccgttggagatgccctcacgagAAGAAAAAGTCGCCCGCTCCCGTCCTTGTGTGGCTGAGCCGAGCTGCACCGGGGGGCCTCAGATCCGGCGAGCGACCGGCCTCCCCCGCCCTCGCCGCCACCGGTGGGCGTCGTCGGGGAAAACcctggcggcgcggtggcggcaGGGCGCCCTCCGGTGCGCGAGATCTGGGCGGCCTGGCTCCGGCGTCCTTCTCCGGCGGTtgcggctggcggcggcggaagggGAGGCGCGGCTGCTACGCGCGGTGGCTGCTACGTGTTCTGCCTATTCCGGTGGCTTCCTCCCTAGAGGTTGGTGGTTGGGATCCGGGCGGCGGCCCGCGGTGGTTTTTGGCGGTGGCGGCCGGCGTGGCCGCGTCGGGCGACGCATCGGGCGGTGTTGGAGGTCCTGCTGCTGCCCTCTATCTTCTCCCAAGCCGGCATGCCTAGGAGGATCCCTTGAAGACCAGGCTGCGCTCGATCTAGAGCGGCATGTCTCTCTAGGCTGGCGTTTGGGAGGGATGTTGTGTGGTGCTCCTGCCAGCATGGTGCTGGGCGGAGCTGTCGTCTCTGTTGTTGTTTCCCTCCATGTGGTGTGACGCTTCCGGTTCGGGTCGACGAGTTCCCCAATTCTGGCAGTTCGGTGGTGGTCGACGTTCGGCCATCTTCGCGGCAGTATATGCTGGCCACCTGCTGGTCGGTGTTGTGGCTGCGAGGATCGCCTCCTCTTTACTAAGCCATCAACATGCAGCGGATCGCAACTGGGGTTGGTGGGTGCCGTGGTTTCGCagtggcggccatggtggtgacgcGCTCCCCACACGGGGGGTCGTCGTGGCTGGGTGTTGAGCCCCTCTGTCTTGCCATCAGTGGGAGAGGACGCTGCTCCTGTCTGTACCGGTGTGCCCCATGGTGATGCAGATGGCGGCCATGGGTGCGGTCGATCTCCTCTCCGATGCAAGGTGAGCcgtggtagtggtggtggtggcttcttCTTGCCGGTTGCTGGGCTCCGGTGTCGGGTCCTTGTCGGAGCTCTTCggcgtgtcgagggtgctccatgTGCGAATGCTCAATGGGCGTGTATGTGCTTTGTGATGCCCTTCGACTCCAGCTAGTGGCACACACGCGTCGTGGCGTCGTCTCGACCATGTATGACCATTCGGCCACACCCTCGACACAGGTGGTGTCGATACGTAGTGTGGTCTCGGATGCACGTGGCCCTTCGATTACGTCGATGGTGCAGTGTCGTTGATGGGTCTCGGCGGACCAAAGCCGTTCGATTACTCCAGTGGAGCCTCGAGTTGGGTTGTCCCTCTGGTGTGTCCTCGGGACTCTTACTTGTGATTGTTGTGCTTGGGTCGCGATGAGTATTCTCATCGGCCAACTGCCCCCGTTTTGTGGGGTGGTCACTTTTTTCTCCTCGGTCTTGTGTGTTGTCGGTgtgtgtttttcttcttcttcttctccgtgtACTCTGGTCCATTTGAACCTATGTTGTAGAGGCTGAAAAGCTTCATAGGCAACTTGACTAAATATATGTTCAAGCTAGTTCACGCCCGCCGTAGTTACAGTAAAAAAAAGAATGTGTTTGCAGCCCTTTATTCCCCTTTCACATGCCTATAGCTAGCGCTGTAAATTGTACCAATAATTTTGCTCCAAATCCACGTCTGTTTCTGAAAATATGGTATGCAAGGATGAGGTTCCCAAAACTTCAATACATATTTCTTTCTCGGTCTGCCCTATGCCTCACTTTATCCCCTTTAAGAATACAACTTCTATAAATCAATCGAAAAAAGCACGTTATTACCATAGCTTACCATCATCTGATATAACTATCATAAAGATATTTTCAAGTACCAAAAATACAGTAAATATCAAAATGTTTGTGTTTTTGCTAGTAGCATACCAATGTGTAGGTTGTGGGTGTTGGAAGTATACCCTAGAGGCAATCACATGAGCCTCCTTTACTATAGGATTAGCTACCTTTTATATGTTTCAGATGATGATATTTTCAGAGTGTTTTCATAGGTTTTAGATTGTCCATGAACATCATCAGTGATGTGTATCATCGTGTATGCGATTAACTATATACTATATATATGGTGTTTGTTCTGATGATCCTTAGTAAATAAGGTTATGGGGACACATATCATTGACTAGTGTCAGGCTCTAGTAAAGGAGTTCACCAACTCAGGCAGTCCCACATGAGAGACGCAACGAGTGAGTTGAGATATCTTAATCTCAAGCGGTATATAGTATATGACATGTCCTTAGACCCGAGAACCTCACATGAACTAGATGGAAATTGACTTGCTTAGGGTTTATCAAATCAAACGTTAATCCGGTAATTGGATAGTTATAAAGATATATTTTGGGTGAGCTATGAAGCAAGTTGTGTGGCATGGTCGGTCAAGATGGAATTCACCCCTCTACTTAAAGAGATATTCTATGGGTTCTCTTGAGTGATTTAGTTCAGAAAGAATGGCCAAGCGACTCAAAAAACATTTAAGACTAAGAGCTAGTCTTTTTGAATACAATTGCCTAGTCTCTTTCATTAATTAGAAATTGATTGAACTGGCTAGACCATGCAATTCCACATGCTGTCATACGTAGAAGGTATTGGGTTTAAATCATAGTCAATGCAATATTAAAATAAATATTTGCGGCCTCCCTAAAAAATCAAACGATTCACGTCTAAGGCATGTGATAGATCTTTTAAAAAGTCCCGCTGGCCTAGATGTGAGGGCAGATGTTCAATATAATTGCCTAGTGTCTTCCGTTAGATTCTTCGAACTGGATAGAGCATGCAATTCCACAAGTCTAATGCATGTACATCATGGAATCGGGAAGAGAGTCAAAATATTAAAAGGATGACAAGCACCCACCCATAACCGGGCACATTATGTCGTGAGGCCAAGGGTATGTGCCATAAGGCATATTGTGAAGGTTCTCCGTGAGGACTTTACTTTGGCATGGTTTTCCAGAAACCGCTACCAACAATTGACCTAGGGCTAAGTATTCATGGAAGTGAGTTGGACTCAAAGCCATAGCATGATACATGGAGGATCAACTCTAGTCATGTCTGAGTGgtcgtgtaagggtacattgcccataTGTGTGGTTTTGATATTTAATGATAACCCCTATGGATTAATgtgttcattgagtttatatgaaggaatattccataggtactacttttagtccatgtgttggattcaagtatggatgccatgaagataaagatataccttgagtattgacatcaagatcatcgatttgaagacatatatgtgatatgatcaagaagaagaaatgaagatggagttcttatgtggaactcaatattagccatgctctagcttatgtgttaaacaatgaatgatcaagatcttgagtgcttgattccgagtgaagaattcaagatatggctctaagt includes:
- the LOC124692887 gene encoding dehydrin COR410-like isoform X3 codes for the protein MEDERNTQPQQTGEADQVEVTDRGFFNHLIGKKEEKVEQQKHDEAELSAGMEKVSVEEPAEAKHEEHYDAEKHESLLTKLQRSSSSSSSSSDEEEEEEVIDDNGEVIKRKKKKGLKEKLKEKLPGHKDATAAEGQHATGLPAPAPPAALQTHHDTAVPVEKVETEAVPEEEKKGFLEKIKEKLPGAHKKPEDAAVAPAVTHDAPAPVHAPAPAAEEAVSSPDGKEKKGLLGKIMDKIPGYHKTPAAGEEDKAAAPAADHKTSA
- the LOC124692887 gene encoding dehydrin COR410-like isoform X2, whose protein sequence is MEDERNTQPQQTGEADQVEVTDRGFFNHLIGKKEEKVEQQKHDEAELSAGMEKVSVEEPAEAKHEEHYDAEKHESLLTKLQRSSSSSSSSSDEEEEEEVIDDNGEVIKRKKKKGLKEKLKEKLPGHKDATAAEGQHATGLPAPAPPAALQTHHDTAVPVEKVETEAVPEEEKKGFLEKIKEKLPGAHKKPEDAAVAPAVTHDAPAPVHAPAPAAEEAVSSPDGKEKKGLLGKIMDKIPGYHKTPAAGEEDKAAAPAADHKTSA
- the LOC124692887 gene encoding dehydrin COR410-like isoform X1; this translates as MEDERNTQPQQTGEADQVEVTDRGFFNHLIGKKEEKVEQQKHDEAELSAGMEKVSVEEPAEAKHEEHYDAEKHESLLTKLQRSSSSSSSSSDEEEEEEVIDDNGEVIKRKKKKGLKEKLKEKLPGHKDATAAEGQHATGLPAPAPPAALQTHHDTAVPVEKVETEAVPEEEKKGFLEKIKEKLPGAHKKPEDAAVAPAVTHDAPAPVHAPAPAAEEAVSSPDGKEKKGLLGKIMDKIPGYHKTPAAGEDDKAAAPAADHKTSA